In a genomic window of Paramicrobacterium chengjingii:
- the aztB gene encoding zinc ABC transporter permease AztB, with protein MSWLIDPLTADFVVRAAVGGLLVAAICGVVGTWVVIRGMAFLGEAIGHGMLPGVALASLLGFPLVAGAAVSAIAMSTAIGLLQRRGRLSYDTSIGLLFVGMLSLGVIIVSHSRTFATDATAMLFGDILAIGAGDIAILAVALAATLVVAGVLHRAFVVAAFDGRIATTLGLAPQVAHGALVGLVTLAVVASYQAVGSLLVVGLLIAPAVAARVWADRIPAIMALAAAVGAVAVLTGLLLSWHFGTAAGASIALSAIVLAAASSLARTAAERLRREATPHDSIRPQTPPESTSPAAPFAQTTSRAPASPVSSILERS; from the coding sequence GTGTCCTGGCTCATTGATCCCCTCACCGCCGATTTCGTCGTGCGCGCCGCCGTCGGAGGCCTGCTCGTCGCGGCAATCTGCGGCGTTGTCGGAACCTGGGTCGTTATTCGGGGGATGGCGTTTCTTGGCGAGGCCATCGGGCACGGGATGCTGCCGGGCGTCGCTCTCGCAAGTCTGCTGGGCTTCCCTCTCGTCGCCGGCGCCGCGGTGAGCGCGATCGCGATGAGCACGGCCATCGGACTACTTCAGCGACGTGGCCGCTTGTCGTACGACACGAGCATCGGCCTGCTGTTCGTCGGGATGCTCTCGCTCGGCGTGATCATCGTCTCTCATTCGCGCACTTTCGCAACTGACGCGACGGCGATGCTGTTCGGTGACATTCTCGCCATCGGTGCCGGTGACATCGCGATCCTCGCTGTCGCCCTCGCCGCGACACTCGTCGTCGCTGGCGTGCTCCATCGGGCATTCGTCGTCGCCGCGTTCGACGGGCGGATTGCGACGACCCTCGGCCTCGCCCCTCAGGTCGCTCACGGTGCGCTCGTGGGCCTCGTGACGCTTGCCGTTGTAGCGTCGTACCAGGCAGTGGGATCGCTGCTCGTCGTCGGACTTCTGATCGCTCCCGCCGTCGCCGCCCGGGTCTGGGCCGATCGCATCCCCGCGATCATGGCGCTCGCCGCCGCAGTGGGTGCTGTCGCCGTGCTGACCGGCCTACTCCTGTCGTGGCACTTCGGCACCGCGGCCGGGGCATCCATCGCTCTGTCCGCCATCGTGCTCGCCGCGGCATCCTCGCTGGCCCGCACTGCCGCCGAGCGGCTGCGCCGAGAGGCGACTCCCCACGACAGCATCCGGCCCCAGACGCCGCCAGAGTCCACGTCACCTGCGGCCCCCTTCGCACAGACAACATCTCGTGCACCCGCATCGCCCGTTTCATCGATCCTCGAAAGGTCCTGA
- a CDS encoding response regulator transcription factor — translation MRILLAEDSTLLREALTALVERLGHSVVATAHDADELRRVYGRMDAGCDRPDLIVTDVRMPPQNRDDGLAAALSIRRQSPTQPVLVLSQYIADRYARDLLTLPGGAIGYLLKDRISRVNDFARSLVTVQEGGTVIDPDVVQHLLRPRDRGPLATLTPRERDVLELMADGKSNSEIAASLVVSDASVRKHVGNIFAKLGLGPVEENRRVKAVLTYLHDSRQ, via the coding sequence GTGCGGATTCTGCTGGCTGAAGATTCGACGCTTTTGCGCGAGGCACTCACCGCTCTCGTCGAGCGACTCGGTCATTCTGTGGTGGCGACAGCGCACGATGCAGATGAGCTTCGTCGCGTCTATGGGCGAATGGATGCCGGCTGTGACCGACCGGATCTCATCGTCACCGACGTGAGGATGCCGCCGCAGAACCGCGACGATGGCTTGGCCGCGGCCCTCAGCATCCGTCGCCAGTCTCCGACGCAGCCCGTTCTCGTGCTCTCGCAGTACATTGCCGACCGGTATGCGCGCGATCTGCTGACGCTTCCCGGGGGCGCGATCGGTTACTTGCTCAAAGACCGCATCAGCCGCGTGAACGATTTCGCGCGGTCCCTTGTGACCGTTCAGGAGGGTGGCACCGTCATCGACCCTGACGTTGTGCAGCATCTGCTGCGGCCGCGCGATCGCGGGCCGCTCGCGACGCTCACCCCACGCGAACGCGACGTGCTTGAACTCATGGCTGACGGCAAGTCGAACTCGGAGATCGCCGCGAGCCTCGTGGTGAGCGATGCCTCAGTGCGCAAGCATGTCGGCAATATCTTCGCGAAGCTCGGACTCGGTCCTGTCGAAGAGAACCGCCGCGTCAAGGCGGTGCTGACCTACCTGCACGACTCGAGGCAATAG
- a CDS encoding TspO/MBR family protein has protein sequence MFAKKLLGTSALVTATALVGAAATQDVNGRWYKKLYKPDFQPPAKTFPLVWPVLYASIALTSAAVLVPRARERAAQKRRESLGVKYAGPQADAASDPAHGYRRALLLNLALNASWSWTFFRQHDLDLALGTATGLAVSSTDLARRAGRVHRGLGWALAPYAAWCWFATALTSRIRTLNN, from the coding sequence ATGTTCGCGAAGAAGCTTCTCGGTACGAGTGCACTCGTGACGGCCACCGCGCTCGTCGGTGCCGCGGCGACGCAAGACGTTAACGGTCGCTGGTACAAGAAACTGTATAAGCCCGATTTTCAGCCACCGGCAAAGACGTTTCCCCTTGTCTGGCCGGTATTGTATGCGAGCATCGCGCTGACCTCGGCGGCAGTACTCGTGCCGCGCGCCCGGGAGCGGGCCGCGCAGAAGCGCCGTGAGAGCCTCGGCGTGAAGTACGCGGGACCGCAGGCAGATGCAGCATCGGATCCAGCACACGGGTATCGGCGCGCACTGCTGCTGAATCTCGCGCTCAACGCGAGCTGGTCGTGGACCTTCTTTCGTCAGCACGATCTTGATCTGGCTCTCGGCACCGCGACGGGTCTCGCGGTCAGCAGCACCGATCTTGCCCGGAGGGCGGGCCGGGTGCATCGGGGACTCGGCTGGGCGCTCGCGCCATACGCTGCGTGGTGCTGGTTTGCGACCGCGCTCACCTCGCGCATCCGCACGCTGAACAACTGA
- a CDS encoding pyridoxal-phosphate-dependent aminotransferase family protein, which translates to MQTPITTRSLFGPGPTNPYAEATMALGYPLLGHLDPLFIERIDRTCDGLREVWGTQNARTLPLSATGSAGMEAAFVNMVEPGDVVVIAVNGLFGERMCDVAGRCGAAVVRVDHEYGQPIDPQRVADAHPNPKIIAAVHAETSTGVLSDIAALGALKGDALLLVDAVTSIGGVELRADDWGIDIGYAGTQKCLGVAPGLAPFTVSDRAFDRRVENPRSWYLDLGMLGGYVGAASGAKRTYHHTAPVAMIASLEAALDRILGEGLENVWARHAAAGTALRDGLQERGFELFAAEGHRLPSLTTVKVPGDVDSAAVRSFLLEKYSMEIGAGVGVYADSVWRIGLMGPNATDGIAEFILSALQDAVTATR; encoded by the coding sequence ATGCAGACACCCATTACCACGCGCAGCCTGTTCGGCCCGGGGCCGACGAACCCCTACGCCGAGGCGACAATGGCGCTCGGGTACCCGCTGCTCGGGCACCTCGACCCGCTCTTCATCGAGCGGATCGACCGCACGTGCGACGGTCTGCGCGAGGTATGGGGAACGCAGAATGCGCGCACGCTGCCGCTCAGTGCGACAGGATCGGCCGGCATGGAGGCCGCATTCGTCAACATGGTCGAGCCGGGCGACGTCGTCGTCATCGCCGTGAACGGCCTCTTCGGTGAGCGCATGTGCGACGTCGCAGGGCGGTGCGGGGCAGCGGTCGTTCGTGTCGACCACGAATACGGGCAGCCGATCGACCCGCAGCGCGTCGCCGACGCGCATCCGAACCCCAAAATCATCGCCGCCGTGCACGCCGAGACCTCAACGGGCGTGCTTTCTGACATCGCGGCGCTCGGCGCGTTGAAGGGCGACGCCCTGCTGCTCGTCGATGCAGTCACCTCCATCGGCGGCGTCGAGCTGCGCGCGGACGACTGGGGAATCGACATCGGCTACGCCGGAACGCAGAAGTGCCTCGGCGTCGCGCCGGGACTCGCACCGTTCACGGTGTCAGACCGTGCCTTCGACCGCCGGGTCGAGAATCCGCGCTCCTGGTATCTCGACCTCGGAATGCTGGGCGGCTATGTCGGCGCTGCATCGGGCGCCAAGCGCACCTACCACCACACGGCGCCCGTCGCCATGATCGCGAGCCTCGAGGCGGCGCTCGACCGCATCCTCGGTGAGGGTCTTGAGAACGTGTGGGCGCGCCACGCGGCGGCTGGCACAGCGCTGCGCGACGGGTTGCAGGAGCGGGGCTTCGAGCTGTTCGCAGCCGAGGGCCACCGGCTGCCGTCGTTGACGACGGTGAAGGTTCCCGGTGACGTCGACTCGGCAGCTGTGCGCAGCTTTCTGCTCGAGAAGTACAGCATGGAGATCGGCGCAGGAGTCGGCGTCTACGCGGATTCGGTGTGGCGCATTGGCCTCATGGGGCCGAATGCGACGGACGGCATCGCCGAATTCATTCTGTCGGCCCTTCAGGATGCTGTGACGGCGACGCGCTGA
- a CDS encoding TetR/AcrR family transcriptional regulator: MPKISEARRQARRAEIMAAALRCFARNGYRGTSMADIIAESQLSAGAIYSYFASKKELIRSVAGSVLEGREHELDSAGEDHVLEPAEIAITLIRGLRAHAPISALLQVWSEASVDSELRVVLNDVIGRVRTTICQQLEIWAHTQQTIDDPAAWAQHVTPTLLALVPGYVMQTTLTDNFDDDDFLRALPELLRGSA, translated from the coding sequence ATGCCGAAGATCAGCGAAGCGCGCCGCCAGGCTCGCCGCGCCGAGATTATGGCCGCGGCACTGCGCTGTTTCGCGAGAAACGGCTACCGGGGGACGTCGATGGCCGACATCATCGCCGAGTCCCAGCTCTCGGCCGGCGCGATCTACAGTTACTTCGCCAGCAAGAAGGAGCTGATCCGTTCCGTCGCCGGTTCAGTACTCGAGGGCCGGGAGCACGAGCTTGATTCAGCGGGCGAAGATCACGTGCTGGAGCCGGCAGAGATTGCAATCACGCTGATCCGCGGGCTTCGCGCACACGCCCCGATTTCCGCGCTGCTGCAGGTGTGGTCTGAGGCCTCCGTCGACTCTGAGCTCCGCGTCGTGCTCAACGACGTCATCGGGAGGGTGCGCACGACCATCTGCCAGCAGTTGGAGATCTGGGCGCACACCCAGCAGACCATCGACGACCCTGCCGCTTGGGCACAGCACGTGACACCGACCTTGCTCGCGCTCGTGCCCGGTTACGTCATGCAGACGACCCTGACCGACAATTTCGACGACGACGACTTCCTCCGCGCACTTCCGGAGCTGCTTCGCGGCTCCGCCTGA
- a CDS encoding ABC transporter, with protein sequence MSLRRPLLLASTVVLLLATSACSAATSDAKAPPGKSDDGHGAVAGAVEAAEPPLQLVSIDESGAAGVLDLLDGETTMLGEIGAPHETATDGRYVFATTDAGIEVIDSGVWTWDHVDHFHYYRGTPTIVGTVKGKGPVTVATGMLSTAGGTVLRFDGSSEVVLIDNDALSKGEIEETFRLDTGSTSGIAAPVGSGAIVSDGDTLRFYEADGTATDVGAPCIDPVGTITTRVGLAIGCADGAVIATADDGQPEFERAPYPEGVEAERATAFDGRKGRPTVAAIAGNTGFWLLDTREASWKLVETDAALVRVTAVDDEEGHVIALDEGGRVLVYQAESGEQISATEPLLSEAFEREQFATVTLVVDGQRAYLNAPVDGVVHEIAYADGARIARTLETPTHPVHMAEVGR encoded by the coding sequence ATGTCGCTTCGCCGTCCACTCCTTCTCGCTTCGACCGTCGTGCTGCTTCTCGCCACGTCGGCATGCTCTGCCGCAACATCCGACGCGAAGGCCCCACCGGGGAAATCAGATGACGGCCACGGCGCTGTCGCCGGAGCCGTCGAAGCCGCCGAGCCCCCACTGCAGCTCGTGTCGATCGATGAGTCGGGAGCCGCTGGCGTGCTCGACCTCCTTGACGGGGAGACGACGATGCTCGGAGAGATCGGAGCACCGCACGAGACGGCGACAGACGGCCGGTACGTATTTGCCACGACAGATGCGGGCATTGAGGTAATCGACAGCGGCGTCTGGACGTGGGATCACGTCGACCACTTTCACTACTACCGGGGCACCCCGACGATAGTCGGCACGGTTAAGGGCAAAGGGCCCGTGACGGTTGCAACGGGGATGCTGTCAACGGCTGGTGGCACGGTTTTGCGGTTCGACGGGTCGAGCGAGGTGGTTCTGATCGACAATGACGCTCTTTCGAAGGGTGAAATCGAGGAGACGTTCCGTCTCGATACAGGGTCGACGAGCGGTATCGCCGCACCCGTGGGCTCCGGTGCGATCGTGTCAGACGGCGACACGCTTCGCTTCTACGAGGCTGACGGAACGGCGACCGACGTCGGTGCCCCGTGCATCGACCCTGTGGGCACGATCACGACGCGGGTGGGCCTTGCCATCGGGTGCGCCGATGGTGCCGTGATCGCCACAGCAGATGACGGCCAGCCGGAATTCGAACGGGCACCGTACCCCGAGGGCGTTGAAGCCGAGCGGGCCACGGCATTTGACGGCCGCAAGGGAAGACCGACGGTGGCTGCAATCGCCGGGAATACCGGGTTCTGGCTTCTCGACACTCGCGAAGCTTCGTGGAAGCTGGTCGAGACGGATGCTGCGCTCGTGCGCGTGACGGCAGTCGACGACGAGGAGGGCCACGTCATCGCCTTAGACGAGGGCGGTCGCGTGCTCGTTTACCAGGCCGAATCCGGTGAGCAGATCTCGGCAACCGAGCCGCTGCTCTCCGAGGCATTCGAGCGTGAGCAGTTCGCGACCGTGACGCTCGTCGTCGATGGGCAACGGGCGTACCTGAACGCTCCCGTCGACGGGGTAGTCCACGAGATTGCCTACGCCGACGGAGCTCGCATCGCTCGCACTCTCGAGACCCCGACACATCCCGTGCACATGGCAGAGGTGGGCCGATGA
- a CDS encoding DUF2945 domain-containing protein — MPKFSVGDHVSWNSEAGSVSGTITKVHTTDFAYKGHTRHASDDDPQYEIKSDKTDHIAAHKGSALKRIAK; from the coding sequence ATGCCAAAGTTCAGCGTCGGCGACCACGTGAGCTGGAATTCCGAAGCCGGGAGCGTCTCGGGCACGATCACGAAGGTGCACACGACTGACTTCGCGTACAAGGGGCACACACGGCACGCGTCGGACGATGACCCGCAGTATGAGATCAAGAGCGACAAAACAGACCACATCGCGGCGCACAAGGGCTCGGCTCTGAAGCGCATCGCGAAGTAG
- the aztD gene encoding zinc metallochaperone AztD: MTGAAALAGFSLLLTGCANGSEGAANAEGGTEAEEGRIAVSYDGGIAVLDGETLEVIEQFDTEQFTRLNAFGDGQHVVVTTSKGFQVLDTAAPELTDVVIEATAGGHVVRHDGKTVLFDDGTGTTTMLDTKALLESDGELPEVETHTADSPHHGVSIVLEDGTLVTTVGTEESRTGAVALHPHDDHWHEAASSDECPGIHGEGTAAEEAVIFGCENGALLFKDGEFTKFTAPDEYGRMGNAFVSETSPIVVGDYTSDPDAEGYLLNAVTLIDTAAGTYDVVDLPDEVQYTFRDVVRGPDDNAYILSSDGSIHVLDPASGEIIDAFPVVETWEGPSDWQDAHPAIVTDGEVAYVTEPGSNAIHVVDLATGDVQTSAEFDFTPNEIAVAAV, translated from the coding sequence ATGACAGGAGCAGCCGCGCTCGCCGGATTCTCACTGCTGCTGACGGGTTGCGCGAACGGCAGCGAGGGCGCAGCGAATGCTGAGGGCGGCACCGAGGCCGAGGAGGGCAGGATCGCCGTCTCGTATGACGGCGGAATCGCCGTGCTTGACGGCGAGACGCTGGAGGTCATCGAGCAATTCGACACTGAGCAGTTCACGCGACTGAACGCCTTCGGCGATGGGCAGCACGTGGTCGTGACGACCTCGAAGGGCTTCCAAGTTCTCGACACCGCGGCCCCGGAACTCACTGACGTGGTGATCGAGGCGACTGCGGGCGGCCATGTCGTGCGTCACGACGGAAAGACAGTGCTGTTCGACGACGGCACAGGTACGACGACGATGCTCGACACCAAAGCGCTGCTCGAGAGCGACGGCGAATTGCCCGAGGTTGAAACGCACACAGCGGATTCACCGCACCATGGCGTGTCAATCGTGCTGGAGGATGGCACGCTTGTGACGACGGTGGGTACTGAGGAATCTCGCACGGGAGCTGTGGCACTTCACCCGCACGATGACCACTGGCACGAAGCCGCGTCGAGCGACGAATGCCCCGGAATCCACGGTGAGGGCACTGCGGCCGAAGAGGCAGTGATCTTTGGCTGCGAAAACGGTGCGCTCCTGTTCAAAGACGGCGAATTCACGAAGTTCACCGCGCCGGACGAATACGGCCGCATGGGAAATGCCTTTGTCTCCGAGACGAGCCCCATCGTCGTCGGCGACTACACGAGCGACCCTGACGCCGAGGGGTACCTGCTGAACGCCGTGACGCTCATCGACACGGCGGCCGGCACCTACGACGTCGTCGACCTCCCCGACGAGGTTCAGTACACGTTCCGCGATGTCGTGCGCGGGCCAGACGACAACGCATACATCCTGTCGTCCGACGGTTCGATCCACGTTCTCGATCCCGCATCTGGCGAGATCATCGATGCATTTCCCGTCGTCGAAACATGGGAGGGCCCCAGCGATTGGCAGGACGCACACCCCGCGATCGTGACCGACGGCGAAGTCGCCTATGTGACTGAGCCTGGGTCGAATGCGATTCATGTCGTCGACCTGGCGACCGGGGACGTGCAGACGTCGGCAGAGTTCGACTTCACGCCGAACGAGATTGCCGTCGCCGCAGTGTGA
- the aztA gene encoding zinc ABC transporter ATP-binding protein AztA, which produces MLPSHHAVRAESVCFAYQQSDVLHDVSVELARGEVTALTGANGSGKSTLVELLAGVLAPRRGSIERSGNIALVVQRPQAPEALPVTVRDVVTMGTWARGHRLRGAATRAAVAEAIERVGLTALASRPLTSLSGGQRQRALVAQGIVRRPALLLLDEPAAGLDAHSRARTQAILAEEASRGAAVVCVTHDDDAIGAADRIVRLEHGRVVSASPSQHPEGPTE; this is translated from the coding sequence ATGCTTCCCTCACACCACGCTGTCCGTGCCGAGTCTGTCTGCTTCGCCTACCAGCAGAGCGATGTTCTGCACGACGTCTCCGTCGAGCTCGCGCGCGGCGAGGTCACGGCCCTGACAGGGGCCAACGGCTCGGGCAAATCAACGCTCGTCGAGCTTCTCGCCGGCGTGCTGGCCCCGCGACGGGGCAGCATCGAGCGTTCCGGCAACATCGCCCTTGTCGTGCAACGTCCGCAGGCTCCAGAAGCCCTGCCCGTAACCGTGCGCGACGTCGTCACCATGGGCACGTGGGCGCGCGGGCACCGCCTTCGCGGAGCTGCCACCCGGGCAGCTGTCGCCGAGGCGATCGAGCGCGTCGGCCTCACCGCACTCGCGTCCCGGCCGCTGACCTCGTTGTCGGGCGGTCAGCGTCAGCGAGCGCTCGTCGCTCAGGGCATCGTCAGGCGCCCGGCATTACTTCTGCTCGACGAGCCGGCCGCCGGCCTCGACGCCCACAGCCGTGCGCGTACCCAAGCCATCCTCGCGGAAGAGGCATCGCGGGGTGCCGCGGTCGTCTGCGTCACCCATGACGACGACGCGATCGGGGCGGCCGACCGGATCGTCCGTCTCGAGCACGGTCGCGTCGTCAGCGCGTCGCCGTCACAGCATCCTGAAGGGCCGACAGAATGA
- the aztC gene encoding zinc ABC transporter substrate-binding protein AztC produces MRAATGLGAAALLLTTLGLTSCAETDVAASDVQIVVTTNILGDVVENIAGDEAQVTTLMKPNADPHSFEISAQEAAQLRDADLVVSNGLGLEEGLQRHLDAAVSSGTELDAAGDMIDVLPYDSGDAAGAPDPHFWTDPARMIDVVDALTEKIGAVSGVDAAAIAANANAYREQLVELDADMAAAFDSIEKHDRALVTNHHVFGYLADRFDFRIVGAVIPGGTTLAAPSASDLQELADAIADAGVQTIFAESSQPDRLVQALASEVGVDVDVVELYTESLTEPGEGADTYLTMMRANTERIAEGLAE; encoded by the coding sequence ATGAGGGCAGCCACAGGCCTCGGTGCCGCCGCTCTTCTGCTCACGACGCTGGGACTCACCTCGTGCGCTGAGACTGACGTGGCCGCGAGCGATGTGCAGATCGTCGTCACCACCAACATCCTGGGCGACGTCGTCGAAAATATCGCGGGCGATGAGGCACAGGTCACGACGCTCATGAAGCCGAACGCGGACCCGCACTCGTTCGAGATCTCCGCTCAAGAAGCGGCGCAGCTGAGGGACGCCGACCTCGTTGTGTCGAACGGCCTTGGGCTCGAGGAAGGGCTGCAGCGGCACCTCGACGCCGCGGTGTCATCTGGCACAGAGCTCGATGCCGCGGGCGACATGATCGACGTGCTTCCATATGATTCGGGTGACGCCGCCGGCGCACCGGATCCTCACTTCTGGACCGACCCCGCGCGCATGATCGACGTCGTCGACGCACTGACGGAGAAAATTGGTGCGGTGAGCGGCGTCGACGCTGCCGCGATCGCAGCGAATGCCAACGCATACCGGGAGCAGCTTGTCGAGCTCGACGCCGACATGGCCGCTGCGTTTGACTCCATCGAAAAGCATGACCGCGCGCTGGTGACTAACCACCACGTTTTCGGGTATCTCGCCGACCGCTTCGACTTCCGCATCGTCGGCGCGGTCATTCCCGGGGGCACGACGCTTGCCGCACCAAGTGCGTCCGACCTGCAGGAGCTCGCCGACGCGATAGCGGATGCCGGCGTACAGACGATCTTCGCCGAGTCCTCGCAACCCGACCGCCTCGTTCAGGCGCTCGCAAGCGAGGTCGGAGTTGATGTCGACGTGGTTGAGCTCTACACGGAATCCCTCACCGAGCCGGGCGAGGGAGCCGACACCTATCTCACGATGATGCGCGCGAACACCGAGCGCATCGCAGAGGGCCTCGCAGAGTGA